Proteins from a single region of Caloramator sp. E03:
- a CDS encoding 3-keto-5-aminohexanoate cleavage protein codes for MALDNKVIITAALTGAMTPKELNPSIPLTPEEIAEDAYNCWKAGAAVVHLHMRDDNGIGTMDKEKFKKTIDLIKERTDCNVVINCTTSGDSRASYEERMAHLSYVKPEMASFDAGSFNWMPFGVFDNSPQFLEQLGLKMKELKIKPELEIFDSGFMNIVNYYVKKGVLETPCHYQFVLGVLGGMEATVKNLVYLHDMLPEGSTWSAFGVGKQHLPIMYAALSLGGHIRVGLEDNVYYSKGKLATNVMLVERAVRVVREFGKEPATSDEAREILGIKK; via the coding sequence ATGGCATTAGATAATAAAGTAATTATAACTGCAGCCTTAACAGGCGCTATGACACCAAAAGAATTGAATCCATCAATTCCGCTGACACCAGAAGAAATTGCAGAAGATGCATACAATTGCTGGAAAGCAGGTGCAGCAGTTGTTCATTTGCACATGAGAGATGATAATGGAATTGGGACAATGGATAAGGAAAAATTTAAGAAAACAATCGATTTAATTAAAGAAAGAACAGATTGTAATGTAGTAATTAATTGTACAACATCAGGAGATAGCAGAGCCAGCTATGAAGAGAGAATGGCACATTTATCTTATGTAAAGCCTGAAATGGCATCTTTTGATGCAGGATCATTTAACTGGATGCCTTTTGGTGTTTTTGATAATTCACCACAATTCTTGGAACAACTAGGTTTGAAAATGAAAGAATTAAAAATAAAACCTGAACTTGAAATATTCGACTCTGGTTTTATGAATATTGTAAATTACTATGTAAAAAAAGGAGTTCTTGAAACGCCTTGTCACTATCAGTTTGTACTTGGTGTACTTGGTGGAATGGAAGCTACAGTAAAAAATCTTGTATACCTACATGATATGCTGCCTGAAGGTTCAACTTGGTCTGCCTTTGGAGTAGGTAAACAACACCTACCTATTATGTATGCAGCTCTATCTTTAGGTGGACATATAAGGGTAGGACTTGAGGATAATGTTTATTATAGCAAAGGAAAGCTTGCTACAAATGTGATGTTGGTAGAAAGAGCAGTAAGAGTTGTTAGAGAATTTGGAAAAGAGCCTGCAACATCAGATGAAGCAAGAGAAATACTTGGTATAAAAAAGTAA
- a CDS encoding phosphate acyltransferase — MYKKFEELINTRLNRSRSPKRAVVAGANEDHVLEAVFLAQEKGFATPVLVGDKEKVKDMIQRMNYLNRDYEIVHCEIDENPSEIAVKLIHEGKGDFIVKGKIETKNLLRPILNKETGLNKKGFITHFGLMQLKGYHKLLAISDCAVIPYPTLEDKKKIINEGMEALRKLGYEKPVVGALCAVETVSEKMPETVDAQRLQEMSLSGEFGDGVVIGPISYDLATRKESAKIKGYDSPYAGDVDMLLVPQLVTGNVMSKIWSADPDNIMAGCLVGADIPIVLTSRSASMNEKLYSILLCNMLS; from the coding sequence ATGTATAAGAAATTTGAAGAGTTAATTAATACACGTCTTAATAGGAGTAGATCGCCTAAAAGAGCTGTTGTAGCTGGTGCAAATGAAGACCATGTACTCGAAGCAGTGTTTTTAGCTCAGGAAAAAGGTTTTGCAACTCCTGTTTTAGTAGGGGATAAAGAAAAAGTAAAAGATATGATTCAAAGGATGAATTATTTAAATAGAGATTACGAAATTGTTCATTGTGAAATAGATGAAAATCCTTCAGAAATAGCTGTAAAGCTAATTCATGAAGGTAAAGGTGATTTCATTGTTAAAGGTAAGATTGAGACAAAGAATTTACTAAGACCAATTCTTAATAAAGAAACTGGCTTGAATAAAAAAGGCTTTATAACGCATTTTGGCCTTATGCAACTTAAAGGATATCATAAGCTTTTAGCTATAAGTGACTGTGCGGTTATTCCATATCCAACTTTGGAAGATAAAAAGAAAATTATAAATGAAGGAATGGAAGCTTTAAGGAAATTAGGTTATGAGAAACCGGTTGTTGGTGCGTTATGTGCCGTTGAAACAGTAAGTGAAAAAATGCCTGAAACCGTTGATGCTCAAAGATTACAGGAGATGTCACTTAGTGGTGAATTTGGAGATGGAGTTGTAATAGGTCCTATTTCTTATGATCTTGCAACCCGAAAAGAATCTGCAAAAATAAAGGGATATGATTCCCCTTATGCTGGTGATGTTGATATGCTTTTGGTACCTCAATTGGTTACTGGAAATGTAATGAGTAAAATATGGAGTGCAGATCCTGACAATATCATGGCTGGTTGTCTTGTTGGTGCTGATATACCAATTGTATTAACATCAAGAAGTGCTAGTATGAATGAAAAGCTATACTCAATATTGTTATGCAATATGCTTAGTTAA
- a CDS encoding LysR family transcriptional regulator, whose translation MNIETLQYFQYIGKYKNITKAAKHFFISQSTLSRHIMSLEEELGVKLFERDNKKIQFTEAGEALYNECELLIRHLQIVINNVQLADKGNTGTLRITSPGKLCKTLSDALILMKEKYPSINLIVESYNFNEIPCAILYGIYNIGFTYDFACSDYDELEIIPVGTDDFSLLIPSKFYKNPSKESIAEIVKSLPLILPTYIEPPFMKLIIHEFQRFAGIKKINTIYVNTTESVVFDVSLGLGYGIVPTSLTKSKNSDENISYINLDDFSAKGTIVMLRKKSNTSEIVNSFVDIIKDLSKKDLKE comes from the coding sequence ATGAATATTGAAACACTTCAATATTTTCAGTATATTGGAAAATATAAAAACATTACAAAAGCAGCTAAGCACTTCTTTATCAGCCAATCGACATTAAGCCGTCACATAATGAGCCTTGAAGAAGAACTCGGTGTAAAGCTTTTTGAACGTGACAACAAGAAAATTCAGTTTACTGAAGCCGGTGAAGCATTATATAATGAGTGTGAACTTCTAATTAGGCATCTTCAAATTGTTATTAATAATGTTCAATTGGCAGATAAAGGTAATACCGGAACACTCAGAATTACTTCACCTGGAAAATTGTGCAAAACATTATCAGACGCATTGATTCTAATGAAGGAAAAATATCCATCAATAAATCTCATAGTGGAATCATACAACTTCAATGAAATCCCTTGTGCAATACTTTATGGTATTTACAACATTGGATTTACTTACGATTTTGCTTGTTCAGACTATGATGAACTTGAGATTATTCCAGTGGGAACAGATGATTTCTCCTTACTAATACCATCAAAGTTCTATAAAAATCCTTCTAAAGAATCAATAGCTGAAATTGTAAAATCACTCCCTCTTATTCTACCAACATATATTGAACCACCTTTTATGAAATTAATAATTCATGAATTTCAACGTTTTGCCGGCATAAAGAAAATTAATACAATTTATGTAAACACTACTGAATCAGTTGTATTTGATGTTTCTTTAGGCTTAGGGTATGGTATTGTTCCTACATCTTTAACAAAATCTAAAAATAGCGATGAAAATATTTCCTACATCAACTTAGATGACTTTTCTGCTAAAGGTACAATTGTAATGCTTCGTAAAAAATCAAATACATCTGAAATAGTTAACAGTTTTGTGGATATTATCAAAGATCTTAGTAAAAAAGATTTAAAGGAATGA